The following proteins are encoded in a genomic region of Comamonas resistens:
- a CDS encoding Tim44 domain-containing protein: protein MKKLWSIALVAMLVVAHGQADAKRMGGGSSFGKQSGNVTQREASRAPAQNPQQAPQQNAAQQNRAATPPAPAAAPKKPWGAMLGGLAAGLGLAWLANSLGLGAAFGNILLIALLAMVAMAVIGMIMRRRNAAPAQANSSPFAFQGAAPAGAGNMGGNVNAPQARQYNPEKVGNDASARPWEQDHLPQAAAGGSMIGSALSGSQSWGVPPGFDAEGFLTAAKRNFVSLQSAWDRSDITSLRAMMTDEMLTEIRSQLSEREAQRPGEPNHTEVLMIDAQLLGIEDLGNDYMASVEFSGMIREDASAGPSPFREVWNMTKPKSGSSGWLVAGVQALQ from the coding sequence ATGAAAAAATTGTGGTCAATCGCCTTGGTGGCAATGCTGGTCGTGGCCCATGGCCAGGCCGATGCAAAACGCATGGGCGGCGGCTCGTCGTTCGGCAAGCAGTCCGGCAATGTCACCCAGCGTGAAGCTTCTCGTGCTCCCGCCCAGAACCCCCAGCAGGCTCCTCAGCAGAATGCTGCCCAGCAAAACCGTGCTGCAACGCCTCCTGCACCTGCGGCTGCTCCCAAGAAGCCATGGGGCGCCATGCTCGGCGGTCTGGCTGCAGGCCTGGGCTTGGCCTGGCTGGCCAACTCCCTGGGCCTGGGTGCAGCCTTCGGCAATATTTTGCTGATCGCTTTGCTGGCCATGGTGGCCATGGCGGTGATCGGCATGATCATGCGCCGCCGCAATGCAGCGCCTGCTCAGGCCAATAGCAGTCCTTTTGCCTTCCAGGGCGCTGCGCCCGCGGGTGCCGGCAATATGGGCGGCAACGTCAACGCGCCTCAGGCTCGCCAGTACAACCCCGAGAAGGTGGGTAACGATGCATCGGCTCGCCCCTGGGAGCAAGACCATCTGCCCCAGGCTGCTGCTGGCGGCTCCATGATCGGCTCGGCGCTCTCCGGCTCGCAAAGCTGGGGCGTGCCTCCCGGCTTCGATGCCGAGGGCTTCCTCACGGCCGCCAAGCGCAATTTTGTGTCCCTGCAGTCTGCCTGGGACCGCTCCGACATCACGTCGCTGCGCGCCATGATGACCGACGAAATGCTGACCGAGATCCGCTCGCAGCTGTCCGAACGCGAAGCACAGCGCCCGGGCGAGCCCAATCACACGGAAGTCCTGATGATCGATGCCCAGTTGCTGGGTATCGAGGATCTGGGCAACGACTACATGGCCAGTGTCGAGTTCTCGGGCATGATCCGCGAAGATGCTTCCGCAGGTCCAAGCCCGTTCCGCGAAGTCTGGAACATGACCAAGCCCAAGAGCGGCTCCAGCGGCTGGCTGGTGGCAGGCGTGCAGGCGCTGCAATAA
- a CDS encoding ubiquinone biosynthesis accessory factor UbiJ, whose translation MATQSPFSFLGGLVERAMAGPQAPQWLVSEMHQRLVLFLNHVLMQEKEAMDRLVRQKGRIARVQWRQYSVALLVTPAGLFDVAPEDATPDLMLEVTETSPFSLAQTALRGDKPSIRIEGDVQFAAEINWLVDNVKWDVEEDLARVIGDVPAHTIAKVARTASQGLRQFVGARMGGKAAATATEANTASTVPVASMPGGDYTQP comes from the coding sequence ATGGCAACACAGTCCCCTTTTTCTTTTCTGGGCGGTCTCGTCGAACGCGCGATGGCCGGACCTCAGGCTCCCCAATGGCTGGTGAGTGAAATGCACCAGCGTCTGGTGCTGTTCCTCAATCATGTGCTGATGCAGGAAAAAGAGGCCATGGATCGCCTCGTGCGTCAGAAGGGCCGCATTGCGCGCGTGCAATGGCGCCAGTATTCGGTGGCTTTGCTGGTGACGCCAGCTGGCCTGTTCGATGTCGCTCCCGAAGACGCCACGCCAGACCTGATGCTGGAAGTGACCGAGACATCTCCTTTCTCTCTGGCCCAAACCGCTCTGCGTGGTGACAAGCCTTCCATTCGCATCGAAGGCGATGTGCAGTTTGCCGCCGAGATCAACTGGCTTGTGGACAACGTCAAGTGGGATGTGGAAGAAGACCTGGCGCGGGTGATCGGCGACGTGCCGGCGCACACCATCGCCAAGGTGGCACGTACAGCTTCCCAGGGGCTGCGCCAGTTTGTGGGCGCACGCATGGGTGGCAAGGCCGCAGCGACAGCGACCGAAGCCAATACCGCCAGCACAGTGCCCGTGGCCTCCATGCCGGGCGGTGATTACACACAGCCATGA
- the ubiB gene encoding ubiquinone biosynthesis regulatory protein kinase UbiB has translation MSRFLRGWAILWVVFRYGLDELVLSGLPHPALRKLRGVLTFGRKLDKPRGQRLREALEELGPIFVKFGQVLSTRSDLMPPDVAEELAKLQDRVPPFDSQIAVDTIERSFRKSLDQIFVSFEREPVASASIAQVHFAVIRDKNGVEHEVAVKVLRPGMKTVIDKDLALMHMMASWLERLSHDGKRLKPREVVAEFDNYLHDELDLIREASNAAQLRRNMEGLDLVLIPEIFWDYCHTDVMVMERMKGVPISQVERLREAGVDIPKLARDGVTIFFTQVFRDGFFHADMHPGNIMVSLEPETFGRYISLDFGIVGTLTEFDKEYLAQNFLAFFRRDYKRVAALHVESGWVPANTRVEELEAAIRAVCEPYFDRPLAEISLGMVLMRLFQTSRRFQVEIQPQLVLLQKTLLNIEGLGRQLDPNLDLWSTAKPFLEKWMLDQMGPQRLWREIQAQAPRYAKILPDLPRVLHQYLSSKGADREHDDLLKELLKQQQTTNRLLQAILCGGIGFVIGLVVLQILLRVRF, from the coding sequence ATGAGCCGTTTTCTGCGAGGTTGGGCCATCCTCTGGGTGGTGTTTCGTTATGGCCTGGACGAGCTGGTGCTCTCCGGTCTGCCCCATCCGGCGCTGCGCAAGCTGCGTGGCGTGCTCACCTTTGGCCGCAAGCTCGACAAGCCGCGCGGCCAGCGCCTGCGTGAGGCACTGGAGGAGCTGGGCCCCATCTTCGTGAAGTTCGGTCAGGTTCTGTCCACGCGCAGCGACCTGATGCCGCCCGATGTGGCCGAAGAGCTGGCCAAGCTGCAGGATCGTGTGCCGCCGTTTGATTCGCAGATTGCCGTGGACACCATAGAGCGGTCCTTTCGCAAGTCGCTCGATCAGATTTTCGTGAGCTTTGAGCGCGAGCCTGTGGCCAGTGCCTCGATCGCCCAGGTGCACTTTGCCGTGATCCGTGACAAGAACGGTGTGGAGCACGAGGTCGCAGTCAAGGTGCTGCGCCCCGGCATGAAGACCGTGATCGACAAGGATCTGGCGCTGATGCACATGATGGCGAGCTGGCTGGAAAGGCTCTCGCACGACGGCAAGCGGCTCAAGCCCAGGGAGGTGGTTGCCGAGTTCGACAACTATCTGCACGACGAGCTGGACCTGATCCGCGAAGCCTCCAATGCTGCGCAATTGCGCCGCAATATGGAAGGCCTGGATCTGGTGCTGATTCCCGAAATCTTCTGGGATTACTGCCACACCGATGTGATGGTGATGGAGCGCATGAAGGGCGTGCCCATCAGCCAGGTCGAGCGCCTGCGTGAAGCCGGTGTCGACATCCCCAAGCTGGCGCGCGATGGCGTGACCATCTTCTTCACCCAGGTGTTCCGCGACGGCTTCTTCCATGCCGACATGCACCCGGGCAACATCATGGTCAGCCTGGAGCCCGAGACCTTCGGGCGCTATATCTCGCTGGACTTCGGCATCGTCGGCACGCTGACCGAATTCGACAAGGAATATCTGGCGCAGAACTTCCTGGCCTTCTTCCGCCGCGACTACAAGCGTGTGGCTGCCTTGCACGTGGAAAGCGGCTGGGTGCCGGCCAATACCCGTGTGGAAGAGCTGGAAGCCGCCATACGCGCCGTGTGTGAACCCTATTTCGATCGCCCGCTGGCAGAAATTTCGCTGGGCATGGTGCTGATGCGCCTGTTCCAGACCTCGCGCCGCTTCCAGGTCGAGATACAGCCGCAACTGGTGCTGCTGCAAAAAACCCTGCTCAATATCGAAGGGCTGGGCCGTCAGCTCGACCCCAATCTGGACCTCTGGAGCACGGCCAAACCATTTCTCGAAAAATGGATGCTGGACCAGATGGGCCCGCAGCGCCTGTGGCGCGAAATCCAGGCGCAGGCTCCGCGCTACGCGAAAATCCTGCCCGATCTGCCGCGTGTACTGCACCAGTACCTGTCCAGCAAGGGCGCAGACCGCGAGCACGATGATTTGCTCAAAGAGCTGCTCAAACAACAACAGACCACAAACCGTCTGCTGCAGGCCATTCTCTGCGGCGGCATT